The sequence GAGGGTCTCGAGAACTTCGCCGGTTGCGCCGTGATCATCAGCCACGACCGGTGGTTCCTCGACCGGGTAGCGACGCATATTCTGGCCTTCGAGGGCGACAGTCAGGTCTACTGGTTTGAGGGCAACTTCTCCGACTACGAAGAAAACCGCCGCAAACGCCTCGGCACCGATGCCACGCCGAAACGCATTAAGTATAAGAAACTAGCCTAATAACGAAGGTCACTGACCTATATCGGTTGTGAACAAACTGGCAACGTACCTACGCACGCATCGCTGGCCGACGATCGTGCTGGGTACGTTGCTTTGTTTGTGGGGGCTGGATCGGCTTTTTCCGCCACCCATTCAGGTGCCTTACTCGACCATCGTAACGGCGGCCGACGGGACGACGCTGCACGCCTTTCTGAGCCGCGACGATAAATGGCGGCTCTATGCCACGCTTGACGAGATTACGCCCCGAATGCAACAGACGATTCTGCAAAAAGAAGATCGCTGGTTCCGGTGGCATTGGGGCGTGAATCCGGTGTCGATGGTGCGGGCGGCGGGGCGCAACCTGCTGTCGGGCAAACGCACGTCGGGCGCGTCGACGATCACCATGCAGGTGGTGCGCCTGCTGGAACCCCGCCCCCGAACGTATGGGAGCAAGTTGATTGAAATCGCCCGGGCGATGCAGTTGGAAGCCCATTTGTCGAAAGACGAAATCCTGCAACTGTACTTGAATCTCGTGCCCTATGGCGGCAATGTGGAGGGCATCAAATCGGCGTCATTGCTGTATTTCGGGAAACCGCCGCAGCTGCTGAGTCTGGCCGAGATTACGGCGCTGGCGATCATTCCCAACCGGCCGTCGAGTCTGCGGCTGGGCGAGCAAAATGCGGCCATCGTGCAGGCGCGGAATGCCTGGTTGCGCCGGTTTGCGGAGGCGGGTACGTTCGATTCAACTGCGATCAACGACGCGCTGGCCGAACCACTGACGGCCCACCGCCAACCTGCTCCCAATCTGGCGCCGCATCTAAGCCTGCGCCTACGCGCCGAACAGCCCCACGTACCCATCATCCGGTCGACGCTGAAACCAGCCGTCCAAACGGCGGCGGAACGGTTAGTTCGTCAGTACGTCGACCGTGTCAAAGGGCAGAATATTCACAACGCGGCGGTGCTGGTGATCAACAACCAGACGGGTGCGGTGGAAGCCTACGTGGGGTCGGCCGATTTTGGAAATACGTTTGATGGCGGACAGGTCGACGGGGTGCGGGCGATACGGTCGCCGGGGAGTACGCTGAAACCGCTGCTCTACGCGCTGGCCTTCGATAAGGGGCTAATTACGCCCAAAGCTAAACTTAACGACGTACCCACCAACTTCGCAGGGTACGAGCCCGACAACTACGACCGACATTTCAACGGCCCCGTTACGGCTGAATTTGCACTGGCCAACTCGCTCAATATTCCCGCCGTGAAATTGCTCCGCGACGTGTCGACGCCGGTGTTCGTGGCCAAACTGCGCGAAGCGGGCTTTCGAACGGTGCAAAAACAGGCCGACGATATGGGCCTATCGATGATTCTGGGGGGCTGTGGGGTGACGCTCGAAGAACTGACCCAAGCCTACACGGCCTTTGCCGCACCCCAAACGACCAACGGCTCGTTGCGCCGGCTGCGGTACACCGTCAATAGTCGATCGACGCGGGACAAGGCCGAAGGCGATGACACCTCACCAACGGAACGGCTTTTCTCGCCCGAAGCGGCTTTTCTGGTCACCAACACCCTCACGCAACTCACCCGCCCCGACCTGCCCAATAATTTCGACAATAGCTACCGCCTGCCGCGCATCGCCTGGAAAACGGGTACGTCGTACGGGCGGCGCGATGCCTGGAGTATCGGCTACAACCGGCGCTATACCGTTGGGGTCTGGGTCGGCAACTTCTCAGGCGTGGGCGTTCCCGAACTGAGCGGGGCCAATACCGCCACACCACTCCTGTTCCAGGTGTTCAATGCCATCGATTACAACGCCCCGGCTGGTTGGTTTCGCCCCCCCGTTGGCGGCAAGCTGGCCCTTCGGCAAGTATGCCCCGAAAGCGGCGACGTACCCCGTGTGGATGCGCCCGAACGTACCTGCGTGGGGCGGGCCGTCGATTACTACATCATGGGTGTGTCGCGGTCGAGCCCGTGTCAGCATCAGGCGGTGGTCTGGACTAACGCCGTCGGCACCATGTCGTATTGTACTTATTGCCGACCAACGAGTGGCGATTCACTAACGCGGGCCGTGGCGCGGCTGTACCCCAATCTGGCTCCGGAAGTGGTGGCATGGTACGCGGCGAGCCATCGGCCCTACGCCGCCATTCCGCCGCATAATCCGGCCTGCACGCGGGTGTTCGGGCAAGGAGCGCCGCCCACCATTACCAGCCTGAACGCGGGGAGTGAGTACTTTATCGACCCAAAAAGCCCCGCCGACCTGGCGCTGACCTGCCAGACGGCCAACGACGTGCAGCAGGTGTATTGGTACTTGAACGACCGGCTGTTGCGTGGCGCCAAACCCACCGAGACGCTCTTCTTCCGCCCAACACCCGGTACGCTGACCGTATCGTGCGCCGATGACAAGGGCCGGGTCAGCAAGGTGCGGGTGCTGATCAAGCGAGGGTAAGGGCTAGCGCGAGCCGCTATCGGTCAGGGGGCTTCCTTTTTCCGTTATTTCTTTACGTCCTTTGCGATAAACTTAGCGCCTTTGCGGTTTCTAAAGCACATGGCTTACTTCGAGGACATACGCGACGGGATCAAAACGACCTGGAAAGGCCTGAGCCTGACGATGCGTCACCTGCGCGAGGCTACCCGCCGTCGGCAACCCCTGGGCGTTGAGGGGAACAACTATTTTGAGCAGGCAACCGGCCTCGTGACGGTACAGTACCCCCACGAAAAAATGCCCATTCCCGACAATGGGCGCTACCGGCTGCACAACGAGATGGACGATTGCATTGTCTGTGACAAATGCGCCAAAATCTGCCCCGTCGACTGCATCACCATCGATCCCATCAAAGCAACCGGGGAAGTTGGGCGGGCTTCCGATGGGTCGCCCATCCGGCTCTATGCGGCTAAATTCGACATCGACATGGCCAAGTGCTGCTACTGTGGCCTGTGCACGGTGGTCTGCCCGACGGAATGCCTGACGATGGAGAAAACCTTCGATTACAGCACCTACGAACTCTCGCAGCTCAACTACGCCTTCGCCAACCTGACGCCTGAGCAGGCCGACGAAAAACGGGCTTTGTATGAACAATACGTACAGGAGAAAGAAGCAGCCAAAGCGGTAAAACCCGTGGCACCTGTTGCCGAGCCAGCTGCTGAAGCCAAACCTGCCTTCCGGCCCGGTATGAAACCGGCTTCCAAACCGGCTGCTGAGACGGCCACGCCAGCCCCCACGGCTGACGTACCCAACGTACCTGAAGCAACCGAACCAGCCGTAGCACCAACGGCTGATGTGCCAGCCAAACCGCGTCCGGCGTTCCGGCCCGGCATGAAACCAAAGCCCGCCACTGAGGCGGTTGCACCCGCCGAAACCCCCGTAGTGCCGCCAACGGAACCGGCTGCCGAAACGCCTGCCGCTCCGACCTCTGCCGATGTGGCGCCCAAACCAAAGCCCGCCTTCCGGCCAACGATGAAGCCGCCGGTAGCCAAACCGGAGCCAATCGAGGAGACGCCCACGGCCGATGCCACGCCCGCCGAAGCCGAAGCCATCGCCATGCAGGATGTAGCCGAGCAGCCGGGCGTAACGGAGCCCATCGCCGAGGCTCTGCCCGAGCCAACTCCCGCGCCCAAACCGCGCCCGGCGTTCAAGCCCACGATGAAGCCCGCCGCCAAACCTATTGCGGACGCGCCCGCTACGCCGGAGCCGGTAGCCGAAACACCATCGAATGCGGCCACGCCCGACGTACCGGCAAAGCCGAAACCCGCGTTCCGCCCGACGATGAAGCCCGCAAAACCCGCCGCGCCGCCCACGGCCGACGTGCCGCCTGCTGCCGAACCCGCGTCATCGGATACGCCTGCGCCATCCGCTGCCGACGACGCCTCATCAACCGACTCACCGACGCCAAAACCCAAACCTGCGTTCCGGCCCACCATGAAGCCAAAGCAGTAATACCCACATGGACCTAACGGCTCTTGTTTTCTTTCTCTTTATCGTCCTCACGCTCGGGGGCGCGGCCACGGTGTTGCTGACGCGCAACGTCTTGTATGCAGCCTATTCGCTGTTGTTGGCCCTGATTGGCGTGGCCGGTCTATTTGTGTTTGCGAGCGCCGATTTTCTGGCCGTGTCGCAATTGGTGATTTACGTGGGGGGCGTGCTGGTGCTGGTATTGTTCGGCGTCATGCTGACCAACAAGCCCGTGCGGTCCTCATCGCCTGCGTCCGACGTACCCAGCGAGCGCTCCAATGCCATTTTGACCGAGATTCGGCAACCCTGGCTGGCGCTGGCGCTGGCGGGCGGCCTGTTCTGGGGCCTTTTTCGTCTGCTGGCCAATGCCCATTTTGTGATGTTTGACCGGCCGCTGCCAACTCCCGCCACCAGTATCGACACCATCGGGCGGCAACTCATGACCGAATACTTGTTGCCCTTCGAAATTATCAGTATCCTGCTGCTGGTCGCGCTGGTGGGGGCAGGCTTTTTGGCGAAAAAACGGTAAACGATGCAACCTCACTACGCTGGTTATCTGATTCTTACGGCGGCGGCGCTGTTCAGCATAGGGCTGGCCGTTGTGCTCACCAAACGGCATGCGGTGGTCGTGCTGATGGGTATTGAACTGATGCTCAACGCCGTCAACCTGAACCTCGTCGCGTTCAGCCAATATGACCCCGACCGGCTCCAGGGGCAGGTCTTTTCGCTCTTCGTGATGGTCGTTGCGGCGGCTGAAGCGGCGGTAGCGCTGGCGCTCATCATTCAGGTATACCGCCACGCCCGCACGGTCCAACTCGACGAACTGGATGAATTGAAGAACTAGTCAGTTGCCTTCGGCGTCATATGCTGAGCGTCATTAATAGTCATTGATTGTTTTTTACAACGGATGACCCGCAGCGGCGGACCGCACCAATGACGCCGAAGGCAAATGACAATGAATAACGCGCAGCTAACCCATGACCCATCTATTTGAACCGCTGATTGACGGTATTCTGGAAAAAGGATACGGGGTCGTCGATGAGTTTTTGACGCCCGACGAAGTAACGTACCTGCGCCAACGACTGCACGAGCGGCACCGGGCGGGCGAATTTCGCGAAGCCGGTATTGGCCGGGCGGCCGAACCGAACGGACAGGCTACCGTTGAGAAGCAGATTCGGGGCGATGAGATCGTCTGGCTGGATCTGGCCACGGCCACGCCGGAAGAAACGGCCTTCCTGAATCGCATTCAGCAGTTTATCGACTACCTGAATCAGACTTGCTACCTCGGCCTCCGCGATTACGAACTCCACTACGCCCGCTACCCGGTGGGTACGTTCTACCGCCGCCACCTCGATCGGTTCCGTACCGACTCGAAACGTCGGCTGTCGGTGATCACGTACCTGAACGACAACTGGCAACCCACCGACGGTGGACAGCTAGCCGTGTACGTACCGCAGCCCGGACGCGGGACCGCGGACGGCACCGAGCAAACCGTACCGATCGACCCCATCGGTGGTCGCCTCGTCTGCTTCGATAGCGGCCTGCTCGAACACGAAGTACTGCCCGCCACCCGCGACCGCCTCAGCATCACCGGCTGGCTACGCACCGCCTGATATATCCTGAATAGCTAAGCCAATCTGGAGGCTATGGTGGGTGCCTTGGCTAGGCGAAACCCTCGTTTATCGGCTACACCAACAGGAAATCCCGGTTTGTTTTACGCCCGGCTTAACCGGATATTTGCGGCCAACTTGATGTACCGCCTGCTGTGCCCGATCGTTTACCCACTGCGTTATTGATTAGCCTGTTGAGCTTACCCCTGCTGGGCTTCGTAGCCCTGTTTCGGGTGGGTGCGGCGCGTTGGGCGGGTTGGCTGGGTGCTGGCCTTACGGGGCTCGGCCTGGCGATGGCAACGTACCTGGCCCTCACGGTCCCGCAGCCGATGGTCTGGCAAACGGATTGGGTACAACTAGCTGGTAAAGCCATTTCGCTCCAATTTCAACTCGACGGATTGGGGCGATTGATGCTCGTACTCGTGCATCTGGTGGCCTTGTTGGTACAGCTCTATTCGCTCGAATACCTGCACGACGAACCCCGGCTAGGCCGTTATTTCGCCTATCTTCAGCTCTTCGTGGGGGCCATGCTGGGGATTATTCTGGCTGGTAACCTGCTGATTCTGTACGGTTTTTGGGAACTCGTAGGCTTGGCCTCGTTCCTGCTAATTGGCTTCTGGTACGACCGGCCCGCGGCGGCGTCGGCAGCCAAAAAAGCCTTCCTGATGAACCGGGTGGGCGACGCCGCCTTTCTGCTCGGTATCCTGATGACATACTGGCAAACCGGTTCGTTTGCCTTTGCCGATGCGCCGCTGACTACCGGCGCGGGTATCTGCCTGTTTATGGGGTGCGTAGCCAAATCGGCGCAGTTTCCGCTGCTAACCTGGCTGCCTGACGCTATGGAGGGTCCTACGCCCGTGTCGGCCCTGCTGCACGCGGCCACGATGGTAGCCGCCGGTATTTTTCTGTTGGCCCGCATTCATCCGATGCTCTCACCCGATGCTCTGCTGCTGGTAACCATCGTGGGTACGTTGACGACGCTGTGGGCGGGTTTTTCGGCCCTTTACCAGACCGACATCAAACGCGTACTGGCCTTTTCGACGGTGTCCCAACTGGGTTTGATGGTGGCGGCGATGGGAACGGGCAACGTGGGCGGGGCGCTGTTTCACCTGATGACCCACGCCTTCTTTAAAGCCGCTCTGTTTCTGGCGGCGGGCAACGTGATTCATGCCGTGCACACGCAGGATATGCGCCTGATGGGCGGCCTGCGGCGCGCCCTGCCGGTTACGTTCGTCACGTACCTGCTGGCGGCGGCGGCGTTGGCCGGTGTACCGCTGCTGTCGGGTTTTCTGTCCAAAGAGGTTATTCTGGGCGGGGCGGTTGGCTGGGCTGCCGAGCGCGGTGGCGCGGCCACGCTTATTCCGGTGGCATTGCTGGCTTCATCGGCGCTGACGGCCCTGTACATGGCCCGTCAGGTGCGGCTCATTTTCTTCGGCGAAACGTCGGTCGATCCGCACCAAACTCCGCACGAACCGGGTTGGCTCATGCGCGGGCCGGTCGTGCTGCTGGTTGGGTTGTCGGTGGGGTTCTGGTTTTCGCTTAACCCGCTCTCGGCTCACCACAGCTGGTTACTCGTCAGCCTGAATGCCCCTACGCTGCCCGAAGGCTCCGCCTGGCTGGGCTGGCTATCGGTTGGGCTGGTTGGGCTGGGGGGCTGGCTTGGGTTCCGGCTGCGCGACCCGGCGCCAACGAGTGCACTGGTGCAGGCGTCGATACACTATGGCTACCTCGACCAACTCTACGATCGATGGGTGGTTGTGCCGGTGTTGTGGGTTGCTTCGCTGCTATACCGGACTGATCAGCGCGTGGTCGACGGCGCCGTCAACGGCGTGGGCATCGGTACCGTGCTGCTGGCACACTTGGCGCGTTTTCTCGACCGGTTCGGTGTCGATGGGCTGGTGAATGGGGCGGGGCGGCTGGCGCAAACCCTGGGCGGCCTGGCCCGATCCGTGCAGAGCGGGCGCGTGCAAACCTACATCGCGACGGCCGTTGCCGTGGTGGTACTGCTACTTTTGTGGATGATATGAAACGAGTGAACAAGCGAAAAGGATAGCTACAACAGACAATTCGGCAACGATCGTTTGACCAACGCCTTTTGGCTTCACACTCACCCGGTTATGTTACTTTCTCTACTGATTTTTTTGCCGATTGCGGCGTCGCTTGTAGCCGCGCTGGTTCCCGAACGCCTCTCGCTCCTGCGCTGGCTGACGGTGGCCGTGCTGGCGACAGAAGTGCTGCTGGCCGCTTTGGTCTATGGTCAGTTCGACGCTACCAATCCGGCTCATCAGCAACTGGAACAAGCCGACTGGATCACCCTGCCGCTGGGTAATCTGGGCCGTATTTCCATCGATTACCTGATCGGCATCGACGGGATAAGCCTGCCCCTTGTGCTGCTGACGGCCATCATCATGCTGGTGGGAGCCATTTCCTCGTGGCAGATTACGAAGCGCCCCAACGCCTATTTTTCGCTCTACCTGCTGCTGACGGGCACCATCATGGGCTGTTTCGTGGCGCTCGACTTCTTCCTGTTCTTTCTCTTTTTCGAGTTCATGCTGCTGCCGATGTACTTCCTCATCGGCCTGTGGGGCGGCCCCCGGCGCGAATACGCTTCCATTAAGTTTTTCCTTTACACGCTGGCCGGGTCCGTACTGATTCTGCTGGTGATGATTGGGCTGTCGCTGTCGGTGATCGACCCTGTCTCGACGGCGCTAGCGGCTGGCCTCATTAACAACCCGGCTGATATGACTGCCGAGGTGCTTGCCCTGATTCAGCAGCAACTGGCGACGGGGCAACTCGACCCCGCTCAACTCGTGCACACGTTCGACTGGCGGTACATGGCCGATGGCCGTAATTACCTGCCCAACGCCCTGCTCAGCGGACTGAACGACGTGCTCGTCGGCAACGTACCCGTACGTACCTGGGCGTTCTGGGCTGTTTTTGTGGGTTTCGCCATCAAGCTGCCCATCGTGCCCGTGCACACCTGGCTGCCCGATGCGCACGTTGAAGCGCCCACGCCGGTATCGGTGGTGCTGGCCGGGGTGCTGCTCAAAATCGGCGGCTACGGCCTGATTCGCGTAGTGTGGGGCTTCTTCCCGGATGCCGCGTCGGAGTACACGGTCGTGCTGGCAGGGCTCGGCGCGCTCAGCATCGTATATGGTGGCCTCAACGCACTGGCGCAGTATGATCTGAAGAAGATGATCGCCTATTCATCGGTGTCGCACATGGGCTTTGTGCTGCTGGGTGTCGCCTCGACCACCGGCGAGGGCGTCAACGGGGCCGTTTACCAGATGGTCAGCCACGGCGTGCTGTCGGCTATGCTCTTTCTGCTGACGGGTGTATTGTACGACCGGACGCACGACCGGCGCATCGACTCGTATCGCGGGCTGATGACGCCCATGCCGCAGTATGCCACGCTCACCGCCGTTGCGTTCTTTGCGTCGCTGGGGCTACCGGGGTTCTCGGGGTTTGTGGGCGAACTGTTTACGCTCATGGGCAGCTACCAGTCGGCCTACGTACCCGGCTGGATCACGGCTATTTCTACGCTTGGTATCGTGCTGGCGGCGGCTTATTTCCTCTGGACGCTGCAACGCATGTTTTTCGGCCCGGTCTGGGTACGTGCCCACAGCACCGAAGCCCCCGCAAACAGCCCCCACGTGCTGGCTGATTTAGACCCGCGCGAACGGCTGATGCTCGTGCCGCTGGGTGTGCTGGCGCTGCTGTTGGGGCTATTTCCGAATTGGGTGTTCTCGTTGAGCCACGCCGCGGTGGCCCAGTGGCTACTTAAATTTACGGTTGACTGACCAGCGCCGGTTGGTCGAGTAAGGCATCCAGCGTCCTGAGTCGGTGAGGCGGAGTTCCATCCGCACGTTGGCGCGCGAATAGGGGCTGGGTGCGAGCGGGATATACACGAATCCCAGACTTTCGTAGATGTGAATGGCCGATTTGAGGGCCGTGTTCGCTTCGAGCCAGATCCGCCGCGCTCCCTGCCGACGGGCGTGCTCGATAGCCGCCTCGCACAAACGGCGTCCCGTGCCGATCTCCCGCCACGATTGAGAAACCGCCAGTTTAACCAGTTCATACTCGCCCGGTCCTGAATAAACGAGGCCTACCGTGCCCACAATCAAGCCTTCGTATTCGGCCAACAGGATGGTGCCGCCGTTGGCGAGGATATAGGTCTCGGGTTGATCCAATTGTTCCAGGTCGTGCGTTTCCAGCGGAAACGTTTCCGAGATGGCTTCAGCGTTGATGCGCTTAAAATCAGCTTTGTAAAGAGGCTGGTAGCTGATAATGCGGTTCATGGTGATACGTGTTTCAGAATTAGCGCACAATAGCGAGCTAGTGAGGCTTTTTTGGGTACTATTCTGGATAGACCCACGTAGTGTAACATGGTCACCGTTAAATACAAGTGTATATATTATGTCACCCGTAATAACTTATTTGAGCCCCTTTTTGGGTAAATAAAAGACTGATTATGAATGACTTTTGCTGATTTAGTAATTTGAAGTTTTCGGAAAAATACTTAGTTGAACAAATGGTCATAACGGATAGTAAATAGCCCCTTTTTCCTGGTTTCGGCGTGTCAGCGAGTTGCGTTGGGAGGCCATTGTTCGCTATACCAAAACCGCGTCGGGGGGACACCGCCATTTGTCTTTACCTTTGTTTGATGCCACCGACCCTGCTGCTTATCGACGACGAACCCCGCCTGCGCCAGTTGCTGGCCCGAATGCTGCAACTGGAAGGCTATACGGTGCTGGAAGCCGAAACGGGCCGCGCGGGGCTGCACGTTCTTGAACGGGAGCCCGTACACGCCGTGCTCTGCGACGTGAAACTGCCCGATGGTAGCGGTATTGCCTTCACCGAGCAGATCAAACAAACGTACCCAGCCACAGAAGTGATCGTGCTGACGGCCTACGGCACCATTGCCGACGGCGTGACAGCCATCAAAAACGGTGCGTTCGATTACATTACGAAAGGCGACGACAACGACCGGATTCTGCCATTGGTGAGCCGGGCGATCGAAAAGGCGCAGTTGCAGTTCCGGATTCGGGAGCTGGAAGACAAGGTGGCGCAGCGGTACGGTTTCGAGCGCATCCTGGGTACGTCGAAAGCCATCCGGCAGGCGATCGACCTGGCGCGCAAGGTGGCGGTAACCGACACGACGGTGCTGCTGATGGGCGAGACCGGTACGGGCAAAGAAGTCTTCGCGCAGGCCATTCATCAGGCTAGTCGGCGTGCGTCCGGTACGTTCGTGGCGATCAACTGCGGTGCGTTGAGCAAAGACATTCTCGAAAGCGAGCTTTTCGGCCACCGGGCCGGGGCGTTTACGGGCGCGAGTCGGGATCAGAAAGGCCTGTTTGCGGAAGCCCACAAAGGCACGCTCTTCCTCGACGAAATTGGCGAAATGCCCCTCGACCTACAGGCCAAGTTGCTCCGCGTGCTCGAAACGCACGAGTTTCTGCGGGTGGGCGACACCAAACCCACCAAAGTCGACGTGCGCGTGATTGCGGCCACCAACCGGGGGCTGGAACAGGAAGCCAACGCGGGCCATTTCCGGCTCGATCTGTACTACCGGCTGTCGGTGTTCAGCATCGACCTACCGCCCCTCCGCGATCGCCCCGCCGACGTACCTGAGCTGGCGCTGCGGTTTGCGCAGGAGTCGGCCGCCAAGCTGGGCAAACGCGACCTTCGGCTGAGCGAGGCGTTCGTGCAGAAATTGCAACAGCATAGCTGGAAAGGCAACATCCGCGAACTGAAAAACGTGATCGAGCGCGCGGTGATCCTGTCAGATACCAACGTGCTGGATGCCGACGTACTCCCCGCCGACATGCAGTCAGGTACGTTCGACGCGGCAGCGATGGACCTGGCCTCGGTCGAGAAAGGGCATATCGGACGGGTGCTGCGCCACGTCAACGGCCACAAACCCGAAGCCGCCCGCCTCCTCGGCATCGGCCTAACCACGCTCTACCGCAAAATGGCAGAGTACGGGATTGAGTAGGTGTTAACTCAAAACGATACAGGGCTAGTAGACGGTCAGGTACCTGATACCATGTTCAGGCCATCCAGGGGTTCGTCGACTTCGCCCTTGCCTTTTACGCGCCGGAGCCGGATGGAGTTAGCGGGGTTGACGACCAGCGGGATTTGTTCGGTGGCTACGTTCTGGCTGTCGAGACCATAAGCTCGTTCGTCGGCGAGGCTGATGCGTTTCAGGGCGAAATAGCCGTTCATGATGAACGTTTCGAGCAGGCTCAGGTCGTTCTCGTACGACAGGAACCGGTTGATGACGATGAACCGGAAATCGCCGATCGCGTTGGGGTTTGGCTTCAGCGGCCGGTACTTGGGCTTGATCGTGATCTCGTGGCAGCGCACCATCTCTTCCACCACTTTCCGGAACAGCAAATTGATGCGCGGCTGCACCCGGAAGCCCAGCTTGAACGTGATGCGCACCACGTCTTCCGGTTCCAGAATATCGACCACGTATTCGGTCGTGTAGGGCTCGTCGACCAATTCGATGTGGATAAGCCAGTACACGTCGGCGCGCTTGGGCATACCCTCCAGAATCGAATCGAGGATGTGCTCCTCGACAAGCTGATGCTGCGGTGAGGCGGTCAGGTACACCAGGTTGGTGGCGTACTTAGGTACGTCGGTGTCGTTGCTCAGTTGCCGCAGTATGGGCAGGTGGTCGCGCAGGCTCACAAACTGGGTGAGGCGGCGTTTGATGCGGCTGCCGTTATGCCAGACCAGCATTACGGTCAGCATAATCGAGCCTAATAAAAGCGATACCCAGCCGCCATGCGTGAATTTCCGCAGGTTGGCGATCAGGAAGCCGCCTTCAATGAAAAAATAGATCAGCAGTAACGCCACGACAATCAGGCCGTTGACCCGCTTTTTGGCGTACAGGTACATGCCCAGCAACACGGTCGTGGTCAGCATGGTCAGGTTCACCGACAGGCCAAACGCCGCCTCCATGTTTTTCGATTCGCGGAAGTAAAGCACCACGATGAA comes from Fibrella aestuarina BUZ 2 and encodes:
- a CDS encoding complex I subunit 4 family protein; translation: MLLSLLIFLPIAASLVAALVPERLSLLRWLTVAVLATEVLLAALVYGQFDATNPAHQQLEQADWITLPLGNLGRISIDYLIGIDGISLPLVLLTAIIMLVGAISSWQITKRPNAYFSLYLLLTGTIMGCFVALDFFLFFLFFEFMLLPMYFLIGLWGGPRREYASIKFFLYTLAGSVLILLVMIGLSLSVIDPVSTALAAGLINNPADMTAEVLALIQQQLATGQLDPAQLVHTFDWRYMADGRNYLPNALLSGLNDVLVGNVPVRTWAFWAVFVGFAIKLPIVPVHTWLPDAHVEAPTPVSVVLAGVLLKIGGYGLIRVVWGFFPDAASEYTVVLAGLGALSIVYGGLNALAQYDLKKMIAYSSVSHMGFVLLGVASTTGEGVNGAVYQMVSHGVLSAMLFLLTGVLYDRTHDRRIDSYRGLMTPMPQYATLTAVAFFASLGLPGFSGFVGELFTLMGSYQSAYVPGWITAISTLGIVLAAAYFLWTLQRMFFGPVWVRAHSTEAPANSPHVLADLDPRERLMLVPLGVLALLLGLFPNWVFSLSHAAVAQWLLKFTVD
- a CDS encoding GNAT family N-acetyltransferase encodes the protein MNRIISYQPLYKADFKRINAEAISETFPLETHDLEQLDQPETYILANGGTILLAEYEGLIVGTVGLVYSGPGEYELVKLAVSQSWREIGTGRRLCEAAIEHARRQGARRIWLEANTALKSAIHIYESLGFVYIPLAPSPYSRANVRMELRLTDSGRWMPYSTNRRWSVNRKFK
- a CDS encoding sigma-54-dependent transcriptional regulator, which gives rise to MPPTLLLIDDEPRLRQLLARMLQLEGYTVLEAETGRAGLHVLEREPVHAVLCDVKLPDGSGIAFTEQIKQTYPATEVIVLTAYGTIADGVTAIKNGAFDYITKGDDNDRILPLVSRAIEKAQLQFRIRELEDKVAQRYGFERILGTSKAIRQAIDLARKVAVTDTTVLLMGETGTGKEVFAQAIHQASRRASGTFVAINCGALSKDILESELFGHRAGAFTGASRDQKGLFAEAHKGTLFLDEIGEMPLDLQAKLLRVLETHEFLRVGDTKPTKVDVRVIAATNRGLEQEANAGHFRLDLYYRLSVFSIDLPPLRDRPADVPELALRFAQESAAKLGKRDLRLSEAFVQKLQQHSWKGNIRELKNVIERAVILSDTNVLDADVLPADMQSGTFDAAAMDLASVEKGHIGRVLRHVNGHKPEAARLLGIGLTTLYRKMAEYGIE